The proteins below come from a single Fodinicurvata sp. EGI_FJ10296 genomic window:
- a CDS encoding cation transporter, translated as MSKELQKRRESALTMALSLDGAMLFLYIVIGIWAGSITILAEATRGGLLLIVGLASLVTLRRIHRGQLGLYDYGAGKLEQSLTVVIGFLLIVSAALLFWRLTGLEPVESRTFGQAAFSITSVTVNLIINASQLWFLHKASRGGDSVIMTAQYWSRWVKTVASFIVVLTVSYAMIADDPSSALVAEQLGTLLVVAIMIGTGAAMIKGSLPDLLDRSLPEAMQFAINRVLAANIDGYEQIGRVRSRRSGNTTHVEIEVFLSPVQSMQQASDFAAKMEEGLKRELPGTDPVIILRSMPPIVSAPTSDAAIGPEPTDAGQHSSGQAVTTGAAG; from the coding sequence TTGTCAAAGGAACTGCAAAAACGCCGGGAATCAGCGTTAACCATGGCGCTAAGTCTCGATGGCGCCATGCTATTCTTATACATTGTGATTGGAATCTGGGCAGGCTCCATTACCATACTGGCAGAAGCAACGCGAGGGGGCCTGCTGCTCATCGTCGGGCTTGCGTCCCTTGTGACGCTTCGCCGTATTCACCGTGGACAATTAGGCCTCTATGACTATGGTGCCGGAAAATTGGAGCAATCGTTAACCGTTGTCATAGGATTCCTGCTGATCGTCTCGGCGGCGTTGCTCTTCTGGCGATTGACCGGGCTGGAGCCCGTAGAAAGCAGAACATTCGGACAAGCTGCTTTTTCCATCACGAGCGTTACGGTTAATCTGATCATCAATGCATCACAGCTGTGGTTTTTACACAAAGCGAGCCGTGGCGGCGATTCTGTCATTATGACCGCACAGTATTGGTCACGCTGGGTAAAGACGGTGGCATCTTTTATCGTCGTTCTAACGGTAAGCTACGCAATGATTGCCGACGATCCATCAAGTGCACTCGTGGCAGAACAGCTCGGCACGCTTTTGGTAGTCGCCATTATGATCGGCACAGGTGCCGCGATGATCAAGGGCAGCTTGCCCGATCTGCTCGACCGGTCTCTGCCGGAAGCGATGCAATTTGCAATTAACCGGGTGCTGGCGGCAAATATTGACGGTTACGAACAAATCGGCCGTGTCCGGAGTCGGCGGTCCGGCAACACGACGCATGTCGAGATCGAAGTTTTTCTATCGCCGGTACAATCAATGCAGCAGGCATCAGACTTTGCCGCCAAAATGGAGGAGGGATTAAAGCGGGAGTTGCCGGGGACGGACCCGGTCATCATATTGCGGTCGATGCCGCCGATTGTTTCGGCGCCCACCTCTGACGCGGCAATCGGGCCGGAACCGACGGACGCTGGACAACACTCAAGCGGTCAAGCCGTGACAACTGGCGCGGCAGGATAA
- a CDS encoding YggT family protein, whose protein sequence is MQSLFLLVDTILSLYTWVIIISVILSWLVAFNIVNTSNRFVSIIGDIIWRLTEPVMGPIRRMLPNMGGIDLSPLVVLLLIFLLRNLMREYGLLGPVGF, encoded by the coding sequence ATGCAATCCCTCTTTCTCCTCGTCGATACCATCCTTAGTCTCTACACTTGGGTGATCATCATTTCAGTGATCCTGAGTTGGCTGGTGGCCTTCAACATCGTCAACACAAGCAACCGTTTCGTCTCGATCATCGGCGACATCATCTGGCGCCTGACGGAGCCGGTCATGGGTCCGATCCGGCGCATGCTACCGAATATGGGCGGCATAGACCTGTCCCCGCTGGTAGTGCTGCTGCTTATCTTCCTGTTGCGCAACCTGATGCGTGAATACGGGCTGCTTGGTCCGGTAGGCTTCTAA
- a CDS encoding DUF167 domain-containing protein yields MTPHPPIEASPTGIPCLEARGGRTILHLRVTAKAANNRLGGVVADADGRHRLRIAVTAPPSDGAANAAVIKSLAKALGLPKSALSIVAGMTDRNKQIEIAGFDGDGQLAARLGALAQDRNPC; encoded by the coding sequence ATGACGCCGCATCCCCCGATTGAAGCCTCGCCAACCGGCATTCCCTGCCTCGAAGCGAGGGGCGGTCGTACCATTCTGCATCTCAGGGTGACGGCGAAGGCGGCGAACAACCGGCTCGGCGGGGTCGTCGCCGACGCCGACGGGCGCCACAGGCTCAGGATCGCGGTCACCGCCCCGCCGTCCGACGGCGCGGCCAACGCCGCTGTCATCAAGTCTCTTGCCAAGGCGCTCGGGCTGCCCAAATCGGCACTGAGCATCGTCGCCGGCATGACCGATCGGAACAAGCAGATCGAGATCGCCGGCTTCGATGGTGACGGACAATTGGCCGCCCGCCTGGGCGCACTGGCGCAAGATCGTAATCCATGTTGA
- a CDS encoding NnrU family protein, translating into MIASPAWIGTGQDALATLAILSTLFVLTHFGLATQAVRDFLSDQLGERGYRLLYSAIATALVVLMVLAYRAASAGPWLFDTGSLGPTVTAVAHPIAVILLVGGLTMPNPTAVGGEHHIDELQPLTGVLRITRHPVLWGIMLWAVSHIIAVPTARSLIFFGTMTFVAAVGTIAIDHKTRRRRGAAFAPIELSSSNLPFLAIAQRRQSFAAAAREFGTQRLMIVVIVYGVVFFSHSWLFGVAPYG; encoded by the coding sequence ATGATAGCCAGCCCCGCCTGGATCGGAACAGGGCAAGACGCGCTGGCCACTCTGGCCATACTGTCGACGCTCTTCGTTCTGACCCATTTCGGACTGGCCACCCAGGCTGTTCGGGATTTTCTTTCGGATCAACTGGGCGAGCGCGGCTATCGCCTGCTCTATTCCGCGATCGCGACCGCTCTCGTCGTGCTGATGGTCCTAGCCTATCGCGCGGCTTCGGCAGGACCCTGGCTGTTCGACACCGGTTCGCTGGGGCCGACCGTGACGGCCGTGGCGCATCCGATTGCCGTGATCCTGTTGGTCGGCGGCCTGACCATGCCCAATCCCACCGCCGTCGGCGGCGAACATCACATCGATGAATTGCAGCCGCTGACGGGCGTGCTCCGGATCACGCGGCACCCGGTCCTGTGGGGCATCATGCTCTGGGCCGTATCCCACATCATCGCGGTGCCGACGGCGCGGTCTCTGATCTTTTTCGGCACCATGACCTTTGTCGCCGCCGTCGGCACGATTGCCATCGATCACAAGACCCGGCGGCGGCGCGGCGCGGCATTCGCCCCGATCGAGCTGTCGTCGTCCAATCTGCCATTCCTGGCGATCGCGCAGCGGCGGCAGAGCTTCGCAGCCGCTGCGCGCGAGTTCGGGACGCAGCGGCTGATGATCGTGGTCATTGTCTATGGGGTCGTCTTCTTCAGCCACTCCTGGCTGTTCGGCGTCGCACCCTATGGGTGA
- a CDS encoding argininosuccinate synthase, producing the protein MAAAKKGEIKRVVLAYSGGLDTSVILHWLKDTYDCEVVTFTADLGQGEELEPARRKAERFGIKPEHIFIEDVRETFVRDYVFPMFRANTLYEGTYLLGTSIARPLIAKRQIEIAHQVGADAVSHGATGKGNDQVRFELGYYGLDPHIKVIAPWREWDLNSRTKLLAYAEDRQIEITKDKRGEPPYSTDANLLHISYEGRALEDPWVEPADDMFTRSVSPEAAPDKPTYITVGFEKGDAVAIDGEALSPAALLTRLNTLGGDNGIGRLDLVENRFVGMKSRGVYETPGGTVLLTAHRAMESITLDRDAGHLKDELMPRYAELIYNGFWFSPEREALQALIDSTQQSVTGEVRLKLYKGTVTVVGRRSPVSLYNLDYVTFEEDDVYDQRDAAGFIKLNALRLRLNRLRSGS; encoded by the coding sequence ATGGCTGCGGCCAAAAAAGGCGAAATCAAGCGTGTGGTGCTGGCCTATTCGGGCGGCCTCGATACGTCGGTCATTCTTCACTGGCTGAAGGACACCTACGACTGTGAGGTGGTGACCTTCACCGCCGATCTCGGCCAGGGCGAAGAGCTGGAACCCGCCCGCCGCAAGGCCGAACGATTCGGCATCAAACCGGAACACATCTTCATCGAGGATGTCCGCGAGACTTTCGTCCGCGACTATGTGTTTCCGATGTTCCGCGCGAATACCCTCTACGAAGGCACCTATCTGCTCGGGACCAGCATCGCCCGCCCGCTTATCGCAAAACGACAGATCGAGATCGCGCATCAGGTCGGTGCCGATGCCGTGTCCCATGGCGCGACGGGCAAGGGCAACGACCAGGTCAGGTTCGAGCTCGGCTATTACGGCCTCGACCCCCACATCAAGGTCATCGCGCCCTGGCGTGAATGGGATCTGAACAGCCGGACGAAGCTGCTCGCCTATGCCGAAGATCGGCAGATCGAGATCACCAAGGACAAGCGCGGCGAGCCGCCGTACTCGACCGACGCCAACCTGCTGCACATCTCCTACGAGGGCCGTGCGCTGGAGGATCCGTGGGTCGAGCCGGCCGACGACATGTTCACGCGGTCGGTCAGCCCCGAGGCAGCGCCGGACAAGCCGACCTATATTACCGTCGGCTTCGAGAAGGGCGACGCCGTCGCCATCGACGGCGAAGCGTTGTCACCGGCTGCGCTCCTGACCCGGCTGAATACTCTGGGCGGCGACAACGGCATCGGCCGGCTCGATCTGGTCGAGAACCGGTTCGTCGGCATGAAGTCCCGCGGGGTTTATGAAACACCGGGCGGCACGGTCCTGCTGACGGCGCACCGCGCGATGGAAAGCATCACGCTCGATCGTGACGCGGGGCATCTCAAGGACGAACTGATGCCGCGCTATGCGGAGCTGATCTATAACGGGTTCTGGTTCTCGCCGGAGCGCGAGGCGCTTCAGGCGCTGATCGACAGCACGCAGCAATCGGTGACGGGCGAAGTGCGGCTCAAGCTCTACAAGGGGACCGTAACCGTTGTCGGCCGGCGCAGTCCCGTCAGCCTCTATAATCTGGACTATGTGACCTTCGAGGAAGACGACGTTTACGATCAGCGCGACGCCGCCGGCTTCATCAAGCTGAATGCATTGCGCCTCAGGTTGAACCGGCTGCGCAGCGGGTCCTGA
- the rlmN gene encoding 23S rRNA (adenine(2503)-C(2))-methyltransferase RlmN: MGLESHSSMFAPLPPRSDGRRNLVGLSKAEIHDAVLEMGESAFRAKQLWHWIYYRGVTDFEAMTNLAKPLRTRMAERFVIERPTVARALESFDGTRKWLLRLADGQEVEAVHIPEDDRGALCVSSQVGCTLNCRFCHTGTQRLVRNLEPAEIVGQAMLARDALNEWGIPHEDRRFTNIVMMGMGEPLYNYDNVAKALSILMDGDGFAMSKRRITLSTSGVVPMMRKCGEELDVNLAVSLHAARDDLRDELVPLNRKYPIAELLDACRSYPGTSNARRITFEYVMLKGVNDSAADARELVRRLDGLPAKVNLIPFNPWPGAPYECSTQDRIRVFAEILMNAGYSSPVRATRGQDIMAACGQLKSDSVRQRRRVIDKTAPEASSPDVSVPEGAPAELSQAQ; encoded by the coding sequence ATGGGACTCGAATCGCACAGCAGCATGTTTGCGCCATTGCCGCCCCGGTCGGACGGCCGCCGGAATCTGGTCGGCCTGTCGAAAGCCGAGATCCATGATGCCGTTCTCGAAATGGGCGAGAGTGCGTTCCGGGCGAAGCAGCTCTGGCACTGGATCTACTATCGCGGCGTTACCGATTTCGAAGCGATGACCAACCTTGCAAAGCCGTTGCGCACCCGTATGGCGGAGCGATTCGTCATCGAACGTCCGACCGTGGCGCGCGCGCTGGAAAGCTTTGACGGAACGCGTAAATGGCTTCTGCGGCTTGCCGACGGACAGGAAGTCGAGGCCGTTCATATCCCCGAAGACGATCGCGGTGCGCTTTGCGTTTCATCCCAGGTCGGCTGTACGCTGAATTGCCGGTTCTGTCATACGGGCACACAACGTCTCGTGCGCAATCTGGAGCCGGCCGAAATCGTCGGACAGGCCATGCTGGCGCGCGACGCGTTGAACGAATGGGGCATCCCGCACGAAGACAGGCGCTTCACCAATATCGTCATGATGGGCATGGGCGAGCCCCTGTATAACTATGACAACGTGGCAAAGGCGCTGTCGATCCTGATGGATGGCGACGGATTCGCCATGTCGAAACGCCGGATCACTCTGTCGACATCGGGCGTGGTTCCGATGATGCGGAAATGCGGCGAGGAACTGGACGTCAATCTGGCCGTCTCGCTGCATGCGGCCCGCGACGACCTCCGCGACGAACTGGTGCCGCTCAATCGGAAATATCCGATCGCGGAACTGCTGGACGCTTGCCGTTCCTATCCCGGCACGAGCAACGCGCGCCGCATCACATTCGAATACGTCATGCTGAAGGGTGTGAACGACTCCGCGGCCGACGCACGGGAGCTGGTTCGACGCCTGGACGGACTGCCGGCCAAGGTCAATCTGATCCCGTTCAATCCGTGGCCGGGCGCGCCTTATGAATGCTCGACACAGGACCGGATTCGCGTATTCGCGGAAATCCTGATGAATGCCGGATATTCAAGTCCGGTCCGGGCCACGCGCGGTCAGGACATCATGGCGGCCTGCGGGCAGCTGAAATCCGACAGCGTTCGCCAGCGGCGGCGCGTGATTGACAAGACCGCGCCCGAAGCCTCTTCCCCCGACGTTTCGGTGCCGGAAGGCGCGCCGGCAGAACTGTCGCAAGCGCAATGA
- a CDS encoding invasion associated locus B family protein, which produces MRFGFALSMVVFAVFAVSPGLMPVVGTSTAQAQDVSYINTHRDWHAFQTTENGNRVCYIASQPTDEEGDYSQRGDVYVLVTHRPYQDSRNEISFITGYTYQSDSEVTVSVGDETFTLFTHQDTAWAYDAETDTRLVDAMRAGLNMVVRGRSSRGTLTTDTYSLLGFTAALEEIDRACAPT; this is translated from the coding sequence ATGCGGTTCGGCTTCGCGCTCTCGATGGTTGTCTTCGCGGTTTTCGCTGTGTCCCCCGGGCTCATGCCGGTCGTCGGTACGTCGACGGCACAGGCCCAGGACGTCAGCTACATCAACACGCATCGCGATTGGCATGCGTTTCAGACGACGGAGAACGGCAACCGCGTCTGCTACATCGCCAGTCAACCGACCGACGAAGAAGGCGATTACAGCCAGCGCGGTGACGTGTATGTGCTGGTGACCCACCGCCCCTATCAGGACTCCCGGAACGAGATAAGCTTCATAACGGGCTATACATATCAGTCCGACAGCGAAGTCACCGTTTCGGTCGGCGACGAGACTTTCACGCTGTTCACGCACCAGGACACGGCCTGGGCCTATGATGCGGAAACCGACACGCGTCTGGTTGACGCCATGCGTGCCGGTCTCAATATGGTGGTCCGGGGACGGTCCTCGCGCGGGACACTGACGACTGACACCTACAGTTTGCTGGGGTTCACGGCGGCGCTGGAAGAAATCGACCGCGCCTGCGCCCCGACCTGA
- a CDS encoding sigma-70 family RNA polymerase sigma factor gives MTASDGFDTPEATDTAGRGAKPLDRLIEAVGACQDRQAFQALFAHFAPRIKSYLMQSGSDAGQAEEVAQEVMITVWRRAALFDRRLASASTWIFTIARNKRIDSIRRQRRPQIDFEDPAFVPDPVAPADRIFEEGEDAERVRAAIETLPEEQRALLRMAFFEDKPHSEIASLCSLPLGTVKSRIRLAMTRLRKQLKDE, from the coding sequence ATGACGGCGTCTGACGGATTCGACACCCCTGAAGCAACCGACACTGCGGGGCGCGGCGCAAAGCCGCTCGACCGTCTGATAGAAGCCGTGGGCGCATGTCAGGATCGTCAGGCGTTTCAGGCGCTGTTCGCGCATTTCGCCCCCCGCATCAAATCCTATCTCATGCAGTCCGGCAGCGATGCCGGCCAGGCCGAAGAGGTGGCGCAGGAAGTGATGATCACGGTCTGGCGGCGGGCGGCCCTGTTCGACCGGCGCCTTGCATCGGCGTCGACATGGATCTTCACCATCGCCCGCAACAAGCGGATCGACAGCATTCGGCGCCAGCGGCGTCCGCAGATTGATTTTGAAGATCCGGCATTCGTTCCTGATCCGGTGGCGCCTGCCGACCGTATATTCGAGGAAGGTGAGGACGCCGAACGCGTTCGTGCCGCGATTGAAACCCTCCCGGAGGAGCAGCGGGCTCTCCTCCGCATGGCATTCTTCGAGGACAAACCGCACAGCGAAATCGCATCGCTGTGTTCTTTGCCTCTTGGAACGGTGAAATCGCGGATCAGATTAGCGATGACACGGCTTCGCAAGCAGTTGAAGGACGAGTAG
- a CDS encoding ChrR family anti-sigma-E factor has translation MQDEILMDYAAGTSSEPEAVFVAAHLALCPQCRRRIEELEEIGGAFLESVGPAECGEDAFDALMARIDAGDESSDEQSEGAPITARAGPVLPGNLDDATARIIPRPLRDYLDQPISALPWKSVMRGLDEVSVPIGEGDSKRKARLLRIRAGTQMPKHTHAGSEMTIVLSGSFSDERGAFGRGDVAIHDDDVDHQPVAGDEEDCLCFVVTDAPLKLTGRFTRFLNPFVKF, from the coding sequence ATTCAGGACGAGATACTAATGGATTATGCCGCCGGAACCTCGTCGGAACCGGAAGCCGTTTTTGTTGCTGCGCATCTCGCGCTCTGCCCGCAGTGCCGTCGCAGGATCGAGGAACTGGAGGAAATCGGCGGCGCATTTCTTGAATCGGTCGGGCCGGCAGAGTGCGGCGAAGATGCCTTCGACGCCTTGATGGCCCGGATCGACGCCGGCGATGAAAGTTCGGATGAGCAGAGCGAAGGGGCACCGATCACTGCCCGGGCTGGCCCGGTTCTGCCGGGGAATCTCGATGACGCAACCGCCCGGATCATTCCCCGGCCACTGCGCGACTATCTGGACCAACCGATTTCAGCGCTGCCCTGGAAGTCGGTCATGCGCGGCCTGGACGAGGTATCGGTGCCGATCGGAGAAGGCGACTCAAAACGCAAGGCCCGCCTGCTGAGGATCAGGGCCGGCACGCAAATGCCGAAGCACACCCATGCGGGATCGGAAATGACGATCGTTCTTTCGGGGTCGTTCTCCGACGAACGCGGCGCTTTCGGACGGGGTGACGTCGCCATTCACGACGACGACGTCGATCATCAGCCTGTGGCCGGTGACGAGGAAGATTGCCTGTGCTTCGTCGTAACCGATGCGCCGCTGAAGCTGACCGGCCGGTTCACGCGATTCCTGAACCCGTTCGTCAAGTTCTGA
- a CDS encoding RNA methyltransferase: MRGYFGIGVERISKAANVGALLRTAHAFDASFAFTVDRQVDASAFRQADTSEASRNMPLYAFADVETMTLPQGCEVVAIELHDDAVDLPSFRHPRRAAYLLGSERGGLSEPLIARADHIVRIPTRFSINLSLAGALVMYDRLITLGRHAPRPERAGGPTEDLPPHVHGGQITRKR; the protein is encoded by the coding sequence ATGCGAGGCTATTTCGGAATCGGGGTGGAACGAATCAGCAAGGCGGCGAATGTCGGTGCGCTGCTGAGGACGGCGCATGCCTTCGACGCCAGTTTCGCCTTTACCGTGGACCGACAGGTCGATGCTTCGGCCTTTCGGCAGGCCGATACGTCCGAGGCCAGCCGGAACATGCCGCTTTATGCTTTTGCGGATGTGGAAACCATGACCCTGCCGCAGGGCTGCGAGGTCGTGGCCATCGAACTGCATGACGATGCGGTGGACCTGCCCAGCTTTCGCCATCCGCGCCGGGCGGCCTATCTGCTGGGGTCCGAGCGGGGCGGTCTGTCGGAACCCCTGATTGCCCGCGCCGATCACATCGTCCGCATTCCGACGCGGTTCTCGATCAATCTGTCCCTTGCTGGCGCCCTGGTGATGTACGACCGCCTGATCACGCTCGGCCGTCATGCGCCGCGGCCCGAACGCGCAGGCGGCCCGACCGAGGATCTGCCGCCGCATGTTCACGGTGGCCAGATCACCCGCAAGCGATAG
- a CDS encoding asparaginase, protein MPTDPSSSPDSRPVAPLLVDVLRGPFAESGHRGHAVVIDADGGLLAHWGEPDLSVMPRSAIKSLQALALVESGAVEAFGLSAADIALACASHGGEDKHARRAIDWLGRIGLTVADLECGAQPPMHRDSADALVAAGTSPTAAHNNCSGKHVGFLTTAVHLGIDHRGYTRHDHPIQALVRRHMQAMTDIDPDGRPWGIDGCSIPAHALPLRNIALALARLDAHGADDTTAHGRACRRIVEAWGAHPDLVAGTGRFDTRLMTAAQGRALTKAGAEGVSCAIVPGRRIAVAVKIEDGAERAASVVMAAILSALGAVDRNDPEIRSLAAPTLSNWNGISVGGLTPTAEFAESLKAAFS, encoded by the coding sequence ATGCCGACCGACCCTTCTTCTTCTCCGGATTCCCGACCCGTCGCCCCCCTTCTCGTTGACGTGCTGCGCGGGCCGTTCGCCGAAAGCGGCCATCGCGGCCACGCCGTGGTCATCGACGCCGATGGCGGCCTGCTGGCCCATTGGGGCGAGCCCGACCTGTCGGTGATGCCGCGATCGGCCATCAAGTCGCTGCAGGCGCTCGCCCTGGTCGAGAGCGGCGCCGTCGAGGCTTTCGGCCTTTCGGCGGCCGATATCGCCCTGGCCTGTGCCTCCCATGGCGGCGAAGACAAGCATGCCCGCCGCGCAATCGATTGGCTCGGCCGCATCGGGCTGACCGTCGCCGATCTGGAATGCGGCGCCCAGCCGCCCATGCACCGGGACAGCGCCGACGCGCTGGTGGCCGCAGGCACGTCACCGACAGCGGCCCACAACAATTGTTCGGGCAAGCATGTCGGCTTTCTGACCACGGCGGTCCATCTCGGCATCGACCATCGCGGCTATACCCGCCACGATCATCCCATTCAGGCCCTGGTCCGCCGGCACATGCAGGCCATGACCGACATCGATCCCGACGGCCGACCCTGGGGCATCGACGGGTGTTCGATCCCCGCCCATGCGCTGCCTCTGCGAAATATCGCCCTGGCCCTCGCCCGCCTCGACGCACACGGGGCCGACGACACGACCGCACACGGCCGGGCCTGCCGCCGGATCGTCGAAGCGTGGGGCGCTCATCCCGACCTCGTCGCCGGAACCGGCCGCTTCGACACCCGCCTCATGACGGCCGCGCAAGGACGGGCATTGACCAAGGCCGGGGCGGAGGGGGTTTCCTGCGCGATCGTGCCCGGACGCCGCATCGCCGTCGCTGTCAAGATCGAAGACGGGGCCGAGCGCGCCGCCTCGGTCGTCATGGCCGCGATCCTGTCCGCTTTGGGCGCCGTCGACCGAAACGACCCCGAAATCCGGTCACTTGCCGCGCCGACGCTGAGCAACTGGAACGGCATTAGCGTGGGTGGCCTGACGCCGACCGCGGAATTCGCGGAGTCGCTGAAGGCCGCTTTTTCCTGA
- a CDS encoding class I SAM-dependent methyltransferase, with product MTPSDSKPHGVGGSDADTRTGTGDDRIRQQYESLPYPERRPADEDKRLVTGSPSHLHEVDHHLFGGQLARRRETFRVLVAGGGTGDALIMLAQQCADAGIDARFTYVDPSSAAGEVARKRAARRGLDDRISFLQGGLPDLPLPDDAQFDYIDCCGVLHHLSDPTACLGALRDRLAPGGGMGIMVYGTYGRTGVYTLQSALDRMGIRDLTPADAVKAARRVLNALPPSNWLKLNPFVGDHKISDAGLYDLLLHSRDRSYTVPAFLDLISGAGLEPVTMMLPAAYDPAALLPDAGLKQRWQDLPLREQAALAEEIAGGLKVHIAYLARAGETQGRQARPTGDMVPVLKDNDGKEIAKATRPGTPLGITIAGLRLSVSIPALGPAILSRIDGMRTIDALFDDIAASRGGRLDRDTFDRDMAAVVDGFAGIGRLHLRAAGTDAG from the coding sequence ATGACACCATCGGACAGCAAACCGCACGGAGTTGGCGGATCGGATGCCGATACGCGAACCGGTACGGGCGACGACCGCATCCGGCAGCAATACGAATCGCTGCCGTATCCCGAGCGACGGCCCGCCGACGAAGACAAACGGCTGGTGACCGGTTCGCCCAGTCATCTGCATGAAGTCGATCACCACCTCTTCGGCGGCCAGCTCGCCCGGAGGCGCGAAACCTTTCGCGTGCTGGTCGCCGGCGGCGGCACGGGCGATGCGTTGATCATGCTGGCGCAACAGTGCGCCGATGCCGGTATCGACGCCCGATTCACCTATGTCGACCCCTCGTCGGCGGCCGGGGAAGTCGCGCGCAAGCGCGCCGCCCGCCGAGGCCTGGACGACCGGATATCGTTTCTCCAGGGCGGCCTGCCCGACCTGCCGCTGCCCGACGACGCGCAGTTCGACTACATCGACTGCTGCGGTGTGCTTCATCACCTGAGCGATCCGACAGCCTGCCTTGGCGCGCTGCGCGACCGGCTCGCCCCCGGCGGCGGCATGGGCATCATGGTCTACGGCACATACGGTCGCACCGGCGTCTACACCCTGCAATCCGCCCTTGACCGCATGGGCATCCGCGATCTGACGCCAGCCGACGCGGTCAAGGCGGCACGCCGGGTGCTGAACGCCCTGCCGCCCTCGAACTGGCTGAAGCTCAATCCGTTCGTCGGCGACCACAAGATCTCCGATGCCGGGTTGTACGACCTGCTGCTGCACAGCCGCGACCGGTCCTATACCGTTCCGGCGTTTCTCGACCTCATCAGCGGCGCAGGTCTGGAGCCGGTCACGATGATGCTCCCCGCGGCCTATGATCCGGCGGCACTGCTGCCGGATGCCGGGCTGAAACAGCGATGGCAGGATCTGCCGCTGCGCGAGCAGGCGGCACTGGCCGAAGAGATCGCTGGCGGCCTGAAAGTCCATATCGCCTATCTCGCCCGCGCAGGCGAGACCCAGGGCCGACAGGCTCGACCCACCGGTGACATGGTGCCGGTTCTGAAGGACAATGACGGCAAGGAGATCGCCAAGGCAACCCGGCCGGGAACGCCTCTCGGCATCACGATTGCGGGGCTGCGGCTGTCGGTGTCCATTCCGGCGCTCGGACCCGCCATCCTGTCGCGCATCGACGGCATGCGGACCATCGACGCCCTGTTCGACGACATCGCGGCGTCACGGGGCGGCCGGCTCGACCGGGACACGTTCGACCGCGATATGGCCGCCGTCGTGGACGGTTTCGCCGGCATCGGGCGGCTGCATCTGCGCGCAGCCGGGACAGACGCCGGATAG